In Zea mays cultivar B73 chromosome 7, Zm-B73-REFERENCE-NAM-5.0, whole genome shotgun sequence, the following proteins share a genomic window:
- the LOC100282164 gene encoding 60S ribosomal protein L35a-like, which yields MVKGRTGQRVRLYVRGTILGYKRSKSNQYETTSLVQIEGVNTKEDVAWYAGKRMAYIYKAKTKSNETRYRCIWGKVTRPHGNSGVVRAKFMSNLPPESMGRKVRVFMYPSSI from the exons GGACAGCGCGTCAGGCTCTACGTCCGGGGCACCATCCTTGGATACAAGAG GTCCAAGTCGAACCAGTACGAGACCACGTCTCTCGTGCAGATCGAGGGGGTGAACACCAAGGAGGATGTCGCGTGGTACGCTGGCAAGCGCATGGCGTACATCTACAAGGCCAAGACCAAGAGCAATGAGACCCGCTACAGGTGCATCTGGGGCAAGGTCACCCGTCCGCACGGAAACTCGGGCGTCGTCCGTGCCAAGTTCATGTCCAACCTCCCGCCTGAGTCCATG GGGCGCAAGGTCAGAGTGTTCATGTACCCGAGCAGCATCTAA